In the genome of Osmerus mordax isolate fOsmMor3 chromosome 15, fOsmMor3.pri, whole genome shotgun sequence, one region contains:
- the anxa13 gene encoding annexin A13 — protein MGNCQPTIVPYEEFDVVDDIKAIRKACKGFGTDEKAIIEILAYRSAAQRVEIKQAYFEKYDDELVDVLKSELTGSFENAVIAMLDPPHIFAVKELRKAMKGAGTDEDVLVEILCTATNAELAMYKECYFQVHDRDLESDIEGDTSGDVRNLLTGLLQGTRDESEIVDEGLAEADAVALFEAGEGRFGTDESTLSFILANRNYLQLQATFKIYEQLSGTEILDALETETSGTLKDCYIALVRVAKNPQLYFARRLNKAMKGAGTDEDTLIRIIVCRSEIDLETIKDMYLEKYDVSLKDALSSECGGDFKRLLLAICH, from the exons ATGGGCAACTGTCAA CCCACAATCGTGCCATATGAGGAGTTTGATGTTGTCGATGATATAAAGGCAATCCGCAAAGCGTGCAAAGGATTCG GAACTGATGAGAAAGCTATCATTGAGATCCTGGCTTACCGCAGTGCAGCCCAGCGTGTGGAGATTAAACAAGCCTATTTTGAGAAATATGACGAT gagttGGTTGATGTGCTTAAAAGCGAGCTGACGGGGAGCTTTGAGAATGCCGTCATCGCCATGTTGGACCCTCCGCACATCTTTGCAGtgaaggagctgaggaaggccaTGAAGGGAGCGGGCACAGACGAAGACGTGCTGGTGGAGATTCTCTGTACCGCCACCAACGCT GAACTTGCTATGTACAAGGAGTGCTATTTTCAGG tGCATGATAGAGACCTGGAGTCGGACATTGAAGGAGATACAAGTGGAGACGTGAGAAACCTGCTCACTGGTCTTTTGCAA GGCACCAGAGACGAGAGTGAGATTGTGGACGAAGGTCTGGCCGAAGCAGATGCTGTTGCACTGTTTGAG GCTGGAGAGGGTCGCTTTGGAACAGATGAGTCGACCTTGAGCTTCATCCTGGCCAACAGGAACTACCTACAGCTTCAGGCCACTTTCAAGATCTATGAGCAG CTTTCTGGAACCGAGATTCTGGACGCCCTGGAGACTGAGACCTCTGGAACGCTCAAGGACTGCTACATcgcactgg tGAGGGTGGCCAAAAACCCCCAGCTGTACTTCGCCCGGCGCCTAAACAAGGCTATGAAGGGGGCGGGCACGGACGAGGACACCCTCATCCGCATCATTGTGTGCCGCTCAGAG ATTGATCTGGAGACCATTAAAGACATGTACTTGGAGAAGTATGACGTCTCCCTGAAGGATGCCTTGAGCTCAGAATGTGGTGGGGACTTCAAACGTCTCCTCCTGGCAATCTGCcattga
- the LOC136957791 gene encoding coiled-coil domain-containing protein 106-like — protein sequence MSSLWQQDPPVYSSCVEIDSSTMRRKNRSNTQAQHWPKQEHHDLDIIKWETMTSGASSDVEQDNTPSSAVSTASPPDLPPRVMMTITKLQCMLDSKQERITALERQVEDLLQDRKFLRTQIENLTSSRSLATFTPAPEAPKASKAYSEPRARRRERASSISSLSSDCGSEASVSTAMSAVSSENKRRRHHKERRKGRKVKDYTRKRATGVQYVIHRYKQVLSAFNKKKSMSGAFRHYGIDRNTIANTASIAELHLAAKDTVALVGTFRPREETLVSYAQKCAMVIDTDAELARKIEQMKSDGQLLPITVKKSRLMQSLQQPLGGAAESLLLV from the exons ATGTCCTCATTGTGGCAGCAGGATCCCCCAGTCTACTCATCCTGCGTCGAGATTGACTCTAGCACCATGAGACGGAAGAACCGGTCGAACACCCAGGCCCAGCACTGGCCAAAACAAGAGCACCATGACCTGGACATCATCAAGTGGGAGACCATGACCTCTGGAGCCTCAAGTGACGTGGAGCAGGACAACACGCCTAGCAGTGCAGTGTCCA CTGCGTCTCCACCAGATCTTCCTCCCCGGGTGATGATGACCATCACCAAGCTGCAGTGCATGCTGGACAGTAAACAGGAGCGCATCACGGccctggagagacaggtggaggaccTGCTGCAGGACCGCAAGTTCCTGAGGACCCAGATCGAGAACCTGACCAGCTCACGCTCCCTCGCCACGTTCACCCCCGCCCCCGAAG CTCCCAAGGCCAGCAAGGCGTACTCAGAGCccagagcgaggaggagagaacgggcctcctccatctcctccctcagcaGCGACTGCGGCTCCGAGGCGTCCGTCTCCACGGCGATGTCCGCTGTGTCGAGCGAGAACAAGAGGAGGCGACACcacaaagagaggaggaaagggaggaaggtTAAAGACTACACCCGGAAAAGAG CCACCGGCGTCCAGTACGTCATCCACCGCTACAAGCAGGTGCTCTCGGCCTTCAACAAGAAGAAGAGCATGAGCGGCGCCTTCCGGCACTACGGCATCGACAGGAACACCATCGCCAACACGGCGTCCATCGCCGAGCTGCACCTGGCGGCCAAGGACACGGTGGCGCTGGTGGGAACGTTCCGGCCGCGCGAGGAGACCCTGGTGAGCTACGCCCAGAAGTGCGCCATGGTCATCGACACGGACGCAGAGCTGGCGAGGAAGATCGAGCAGATGAAGTCCGACGGGCAGCTCCTGCCGATCACGGTGAAGAAGTCCAGGTTGATGCAGTCCTTACAGCAGCCGCTAGGGGGAGCCGCAGAGAGCCTGCTGTTGGTTTGA